In one window of Lentimicrobium sp. L6 DNA:
- a CDS encoding T9SS type A sorting domain-containing protein encodes MKYILISIFVYLSTSGIAQELNVDWGVCFGADYENSYSRALGVLPNNHIVNSLIVTNDNDAFTDYHGESDAWVIITDSNGTLVFERCFGGGGHDYFGDIEVSDEYIYFVGQTNSTDGDVQSDPIGGYMNLWVVKTDFDLNIIWERQYGCLGTQDFEVAKLTPEGGLILLMDFFNQGGGDVSEYYGASDIWVCEIDANGEILWEKTLGNSIPNHASDVIQNQEGNTVVLGYTYGSGGMIECAAHGSEDIWIVELDEETEEIIWQNCYGGSLGDGSATIIEESTGYFIVGGTRSSDGDIQSLNHGEGDAWVIEINYSGNIIWEQCFGGSETDSFNRIFKTDEGGYFLFGITYSTDGNVNNTLCPYPYCFPSVWVVELDSEKNILWNGVHGSIYANYYEKNGIKRISERDFYIAGIIDESTFLNPVDVDCEPYPVNYEKSAWIYRLYDTTTGVINKYQELKGLKFYPNPANTQITFELSVITKESRLQIKNIFGEIIVEFPIYKGQEQLIWDCSSVASGVYFYESENKASNSYRDIYRGKIVVSR; translated from the coding sequence ATGAAATACATATTGATTTCTATATTCGTTTATTTATCGACCAGTGGCATTGCTCAAGAGCTAAATGTTGATTGGGGAGTATGTTTTGGTGCTGATTATGAAAATAGTTATAGCAGAGCATTAGGTGTTTTACCAAATAACCATATAGTTAATTCATTAATAGTAACTAATGATAATGATGCTTTTACTGATTATCATGGTGAAAGTGATGCGTGGGTAATTATAACAGATAGCAATGGAACACTTGTATTTGAAAGATGTTTTGGTGGTGGAGGACATGATTATTTTGGCGACATTGAAGTTTCAGATGAATATATCTATTTTGTGGGGCAAACTAATTCAACCGATGGTGATGTGCAATCGGATCCCATTGGAGGCTACATGAATCTATGGGTAGTAAAAACCGACTTCGATTTAAATATTATTTGGGAACGACAATATGGTTGTTTGGGAACTCAGGATTTTGAGGTGGCAAAGCTTACACCTGAAGGAGGTTTAATATTGCTTATGGATTTTTTTAATCAGGGTGGAGGAGATGTAAGCGAGTATTATGGAGCCTCAGATATTTGGGTATGTGAGATTGATGCTAATGGCGAAATTCTCTGGGAAAAAACTCTGGGCAATTCTATACCAAACCATGCTAGCGATGTAATTCAAAACCAGGAGGGGAATACTGTTGTATTGGGTTATACATATGGCTCTGGAGGGATGATTGAATGTGCAGCACATGGTTCAGAGGATATATGGATTGTTGAGTTAGACGAAGAAACCGAGGAAATTATTTGGCAAAACTGTTATGGTGGTAGCTTAGGAGATGGCTCTGCTACTATTATCGAAGAAAGTACAGGCTATTTTATTGTTGGAGGTACCAGGTCATCAGATGGAGATATACAATCATTAAATCATGGTGAAGGTGATGCATGGGTAATAGAAATAAATTATTCAGGAAATATAATCTGGGAGCAATGTTTTGGAGGTTCGGAAACTGATAGTTTTAATAGGATTTTTAAAACTGATGAAGGAGGCTATTTTCTTTTTGGTATAACATACTCCACAGATGGCAATGTAAACAATACTCTTTGTCCATATCCATATTGTTTCCCAAGTGTCTGGGTAGTAGAATTGGATAGTGAAAAGAATATATTATGGAATGGAGTACATGGATCAATTTATGCTAATTATTATGAGAAAAACGGAATAAAAAGAATTAGCGAACGAGATTTTTACATAGCAGGAATAATAGATGAAAGTACTTTCCTTAATCCGGTAGATGTAGATTGTGAGCCTTACCCTGTCAATTATGAAAAATCTGCCTGGATATATAGACTGTATGATACCACTACCGGAGTCATAAATAAATACCAGGAATTGAAAGGATTAAAATTTTATCCCAATCCTGCCAATACTCAAATTACTTTCGAGTTATCGGTAATTACAAAAGAAAGCAGACTCCAAATCAAAAATATTTTCGGTGAAATCATAGTAGAATTTCCTATATATAAAGGGCAAGAGCAATTAATTTGGGATTGTAGTAGTGTAGCAAGTGGTGTATATTTTTATGAATCGGAAAATAAAGCTTCCAATAGCTATCGGGATATATATAGAGGGAAAATTGTTGTGAGTAGGTAA